The nucleotide window CACGTTTCCCTTCTGATACTGCTTTAAAAATAGCTGTTCGTTCGGCACAATTGGTTAAACCAAAAGACGCATTTTCTATGTTGCATCCAAGCACGACTTCATCATCTGCCGTAACGAGAGCGGCTCCAACTGGAAATTTGGAGTAAGGAACATAAGCAAATTCTCTAGCTTGTTTAGCGAGTGAGACAAAATTACTTTCTTTCATTGAGCAAGTCACAATCCCTTCTTTTTATAAAAACATCTGACAAAA belongs to Listeria ivanovii subsp. ivanovii and includes:
- a CDS encoding cytidine deaminase gives rise to the protein MKESNFVSLAKQAREFAYVPYSKFPVGAALVTADDEVVLGCNIENASFGLTNCAERTAIFKAVSEGKRDFKQLVVVADTEGPVSPCGACRQVISEFCAPDMPVILTNLTGKTATVTVKDLLPGAFTSEDML